From the genome of Hathewaya histolytica, one region includes:
- a CDS encoding type II toxin-antitoxin system PemK/MazF family toxin, producing the protein MTMTVKRGDIFYADLSPVIGSEQGGIRPVIIIQNDIGNKYSPTVIISAITSQINKAKLPTHVEISSEEYGLNKDSVVLLEQIRTLDKKRLKEKIGHMSDEDMKKVDQALRVSIDL; encoded by the coding sequence ATGACAATGACAGTGAAACGAGGAGATATATTCTATGCTGATCTAAGCCCCGTTATTGGTTCAGAACAAGGCGGTATAAGACCGGTTATTATTATACAAAATGATATAGGAAATAAATATAGTCCTACAGTAATAATCTCAGCAATAACTTCACAAATAAATAAGGCAAAACTTCCAACTCACGTAGAAATATCTTCAGAGGAGTATGGATTAAACAAGGATTCTGTAGTATTACTTGAACAAATAAGAACCTTGGACAAGAAGAGGTTAAAAGAGAAAATCGGTCATATGTCTGATGAAGACATGAAAAAGGTAGATCAGGCTTTAAGAGTAAGCATAGATTTATAA
- the lpdA gene encoding dihydrolipoyl dehydrogenase, which produces MEKDLIVLGAGPGGYAAAIRAAQLGAKVAVVEKEHFGGVCLNKGCIPTKSLYRNAELLENMKRMDEFGIKVGSYELDFSKVQERKKDIVNTLVLGIEQLLKGNGVEIVKGEGRFKDKNTIIVKSEDGEKEITAKHIIIATGSKVFIPPIPGVEHEGVIGSDEMLEVTEVPKTLTIIGGGVIGLEFGAIFNAMGSKVVIIEALPNILMQMDKDISKRLTVFLKKKDIEIHASTKVTGIEKSENGLIVKAEGKKGELEFVSEKILVSTGRMPYIEGLNLEGINLEHTRKGIIVDNDFKTNIDTIYAIGDVNGKSMLAHAATAQGVYVVEKLFGELKEKFKGEIPGCVFTFPEVAGVGVTEEIAKEKEINYKSAKFMFGGNGKALALGETDGFVKVICDKDSKKIIGVHIMGPHASDLIHEAEVVVSNGLTIDQLKNTIHAHPTLGEVFYEAVLSLNDEAIHSIPRRR; this is translated from the coding sequence ATGGAAAAAGATTTAATAGTTCTTGGAGCAGGTCCAGGAGGGTACGCAGCGGCTATAAGAGCGGCACAATTAGGAGCAAAAGTGGCTGTAGTTGAGAAAGAGCACTTTGGTGGGGTATGTTTAAATAAAGGATGTATACCTACAAAATCTTTATATAGAAATGCTGAACTTTTAGAGAACATGAAAAGAATGGATGAGTTCGGTATAAAAGTAGGTTCATATGAGCTAGATTTTTCAAAAGTTCAAGAAAGAAAAAAAGATATTGTTAATACTTTAGTTTTAGGTATAGAGCAATTATTAAAAGGAAATGGAGTAGAAATAGTTAAAGGTGAAGGTAGATTTAAAGATAAAAATACAATAATTGTAAAATCAGAAGATGGAGAAAAGGAAATAACAGCAAAACATATAATCATTGCAACTGGATCAAAAGTATTTATACCACCAATTCCAGGTGTGGAACATGAAGGGGTTATAGGTAGCGATGAAATGCTAGAAGTAACGGAAGTTCCGAAAACTTTAACTATAATAGGTGGCGGAGTAATTGGACTAGAATTTGGAGCTATATTTAATGCTATGGGAAGTAAGGTTGTTATAATAGAAGCTCTTCCTAATATATTAATGCAAATGGATAAGGATATAAGTAAGAGACTTACTGTATTTTTAAAGAAAAAAGATATAGAAATCCATGCATCTACAAAGGTAACTGGAATTGAGAAAAGTGAAAATGGATTGATAGTTAAGGCAGAAGGTAAAAAAGGTGAGTTAGAATTTGTATCTGAAAAAATACTTGTATCTACTGGTAGGATGCCTTATATAGAAGGATTAAATTTAGAAGGGATTAATTTAGAGCATACAAGAAAAGGAATAATTGTAGATAATGATTTTAAAACTAATATAGATACTATTTATGCTATAGGAGATGTTAATGGAAAATCTATGTTAGCACATGCAGCTACTGCACAAGGAGTTTATGTAGTTGAAAAATTATTTGGAGAGTTAAAGGAGAAATTTAAAGGCGAGATTCCAGGATGTGTATTTACTTTCCCAGAAGTTGCAGGGGTTGGTGTTACAGAAGAAATTGCAAAGGAAAAAGAAATTAATTATAAATCAGCTAAATTTATGTTTGGCGGAAATGGAAAAGCACTAGCTTTAGGAGAAACTGACGGTTTCGTTAAAGTTATTTGTGATAAAGATAGCAAAAAGATAATAGGCGTTCACATTATGGGACCACATGCATCAGACTTAATTCATGAAGCTGAGGTTGTAGTAAGCAATGGATTAACTATAGATCAACTTAAAAATACAATACATGCCCATCCAACTTTAGGTGAAGTATTCTATGAAGCAGTACTAAGTTTAAATGATGAGGCTATTCATTCCATCCCTAGAAGAAGATAA
- the ftsE gene encoding cell division ATP-binding protein FtsE, with protein sequence MIEFKNVTKTYDNNVMALSNINLKLERGEFVFLVGPSGAGKSTFIKLLLKETNPTSGRIIVNDSDVTEISQSKIPYYRRKIGIVFQDFRLIPTLNVYENVAFAMRVTECSSKEIKRKVPVVLSMVGLSKKYKAFPHELSGGEQQRVSIARALVNNPNLLIADEPTGNLDPETSLEIMEILSDINRAGTTILMATHAKEIVDMMKKRVVAIEKGVIARDEQRGRYSNED encoded by the coding sequence ATGATAGAGTTTAAAAATGTAACCAAAACGTACGATAATAATGTAATGGCTTTATCTAATATAAATTTAAAGCTTGAAAGAGGAGAATTTGTTTTCTTAGTTGGGCCTAGTGGAGCTGGTAAGTCTACCTTTATTAAATTATTACTAAAAGAGACAAACCCTACATCAGGAAGAATAATTGTTAATGATTCAGATGTAACGGAAATTTCCCAATCTAAGATTCCTTATTATAGAAGAAAAATAGGAATAGTATTTCAGGATTTCAGACTTATACCTACATTAAATGTATATGAAAATGTTGCCTTTGCTATGAGAGTAACCGAGTGTAGTTCAAAAGAGATAAAGAGAAAGGTTCCAGTTGTGCTTTCAATGGTAGGTCTTTCTAAGAAATATAAAGCTTTCCCACATGAACTATCAGGGGGAGAGCAACAAAGGGTATCTATTGCAAGAGCCTTAGTAAATAACCCTAATTTACTAATTGCAGACGAGCCTACAGGAAACTTAGACCCAGAAACATCATTGGAAATTATGGAGATATTAAGTGATATCAATAGAGCAGGTACCACTATATTAATGGCTACTCATGCTAAGGAAATAGTTGATATGATGAAAAAAAGAGTTGTTGCTATAGAGAAGGGTGTTATAGCAAGAGATGAACAGAGGGGAAGATATAGTAATGAAGACTAG
- the ftsX gene encoding permease-like cell division protein FtsX, with amino-acid sequence MKTSNIKYFVIESVKSLRRNRTLSFASVATVMATLFIFGVFMMSMVTINGVIDQVGSNLQADIYLKDEVTKEQLKKVKDTIQSVEGISNIEFEDKKQALENAKKRFGEDGEELVKGLEENNPFPMAYIVTVSKPEQISKVVEAVKDVPGVQKIRDVRAIANKIQRISQSLNILGVGMFSILIFVSIFLIGNTIKLAVFSRRREIGIMKFVGATDWFIRWPFIIEGMLIGFFGSILSTTLLYYIYKIFVYGKLMDNLFVKLVNPSYILVNLSWKFVIAGAIIGALGSILSIRKYLKV; translated from the coding sequence ATGAAGACTAGTAATATAAAATATTTTGTCATTGAATCTGTAAAAAGTTTAAGAAGAAATAGAACTTTAAGTTTTGCATCAGTAGCCACAGTAATGGCAACTTTATTTATCTTTGGTGTATTCATGATGTCTATGGTTACTATAAATGGAGTAATAGACCAAGTTGGATCTAATTTACAGGCAGATATATATCTTAAGGATGAAGTCACTAAAGAACAGTTAAAAAAGGTTAAGGATACTATTCAATCTGTAGAAGGTATTTCAAATATAGAATTTGAAGATAAAAAACAGGCATTAGAAAATGCTAAAAAGAGATTTGGGGAAGATGGAGAAGAATTAGTTAAAGGACTAGAGGAAAACAATCCTTTCCCAATGGCGTACATAGTTACAGTATCAAAACCAGAACAAATTTCTAAGGTGGTAGAAGCCGTGAAAGATGTTCCTGGAGTACAAAAGATTAGAGATGTTAGAGCTATTGCAAATAAAATACAGAGAATAAGTCAAAGTTTAAATATATTAGGGGTAGGTATGTTCTCTATACTTATATTTGTTTCCATTTTCCTAATTGGTAATACTATTAAACTTGCTGTATTCTCAAGAAGACGAGAAATTGGTATTATGAAGTTTGTGGGAGCTACAGATTGGTTTATAAGATGGCCTTTTATTATAGAAGGTATGCTTATAGGATTCTTTGGAAGTATATTATCAACAACACTTTTATACTATATATATAAGATTTTTGTATATGGAAAACTTATGGACAACCTGTTTGTTAAATTAGTAAATCCATCATATATTCTAGTAAATCTAAGTTGGAAATTTGTTATAGCTGGAGCGATAATAGGTGCTTTAGGAAGTATTCTATCCATAAGAAAATACTTAAAGGTATAA
- a CDS encoding S41 family peptidase, which produces MSGENFKEIKENSKGEKNNKFKRISLIVALLLVTNTITALISPRIYNKFTTKVSINEIQEFKKLFATKANIDRFYDGKYEKEVLLDGAIKGMTSSLKDPYTTYMDKKEYEKMSTETEGKYVGIGIQVGVTKDNKVVIISPFEDSPAHKAGILPGDIMVKVNDLKVSSDNLEKAILMMKGKKGKKINLILNREGKGDFPVELVADEIKMITVKGEVIENNLGYIRMSLFDENTADSFMTELKKLRDKEIKGLILDLRGNPGGLVDQCIKVTSNFIPEGNNIVYTMDKYNKKKEYKSIGGLAQNMPLTILVDEGTASASEILSAAVKDYKKGTIVGTKTFGKGKVQAVIDNRLLGFGDGTALKVTISHYYTPNGKNIDKKGIEPDIKVEYPKELREKPYDRNVDPQLKKAIEITKDKIK; this is translated from the coding sequence ATGAGCGGAGAGAACTTTAAAGAAATAAAAGAAAATAGTAAAGGTGAAAAAAATAATAAATTTAAACGAATATCCTTAATAGTAGCATTGCTTTTAGTTACTAATACCATTACAGCTTTAATATCTCCTAGGATATACAATAAATTTACTACAAAAGTGTCTATTAATGAGATTCAGGAGTTTAAGAAACTTTTTGCAACTAAGGCTAATATAGATAGATTCTATGATGGAAAATATGAAAAGGAAGTTTTATTAGATGGTGCAATAAAGGGTATGACCTCATCATTAAAAGATCCCTATACTACATATATGGATAAGAAAGAGTATGAGAAAATGAGTACGGAGACAGAGGGGAAATATGTTGGAATAGGAATACAAGTAGGAGTTACAAAAGATAATAAGGTAGTTATAATTTCTCCTTTTGAAGACTCACCAGCACATAAGGCTGGGATTTTACCTGGAGATATTATGGTAAAAGTAAACGACTTAAAGGTAAGCTCTGATAATTTAGAAAAGGCTATTCTAATGATGAAAGGTAAAAAAGGAAAAAAGATAAACCTTATACTAAATCGAGAAGGAAAGGGAGATTTTCCAGTAGAGTTAGTAGCAGATGAAATTAAAATGATTACTGTAAAAGGTGAAGTTATAGAAAATAATTTGGGATATATTAGGATGAGTTTATTTGATGAGAACACCGCAGATAGCTTTATGACTGAACTTAAAAAGTTAAGAGATAAAGAAATAAAAGGGTTAATTCTAGATCTTAGGGGGAATCCAGGAGGACTAGTGGATCAATGTATTAAAGTAACTTCTAATTTTATTCCAGAAGGAAACAATATTGTTTACACTATGGATAAATATAATAAGAAGAAAGAATATAAATCCATAGGAGGCCTAGCTCAAAATATGCCACTTACTATACTTGTAGATGAAGGAACAGCTAGTGCATCAGAAATATTATCAGCAGCTGTTAAAGACTACAAAAAAGGCACTATTGTAGGTACAAAAACTTTCGGAAAAGGAAAAGTTCAAGCTGTTATAGATAATAGATTACTTGGTTTTGGAGACGGAACAGCTCTAAAGGTTACTATATCTCACTACTATACCCCAAATGGTAAAAATATAGATAAAAAAGGTATTGAGCCTGACATTAAGGTAGAATATCCAAAGGAATTAAGAGAAAAGCCATATGATAGAAATGTAGATCCACAGCTTAAAAAAGCAATAGAGATTACAAAGGACAAAATAAAGTAG
- a CDS encoding PDZ domain-containing protein, with the protein MKIAFYTIQGIAYSITDPIFLILLSFLGIGFYKKNKRTAIMQKMVIGKVINSPLELTMSQIVIGLFGGIIGSLLLSYLGVAFPNNSIIYMLFFISIILMTISPRYICFSYSGALLGALILVINFIKKQFNLNIPVSFDINIVSLMTLIGVMHIVEGFLVIIDGSKGAIPVFANKENKIMGGFALNRYWSVPISIMFIVLNQNLGIAGGEQVATPQWWPIINGGITENILKSSIIMFMPLYAVVGYNSITFTKSKRKKSLVSGLLILGYGIILALVAGIGDFGYLGKIVVIIFAPIAHEGMLFLDTYLEIKGEAKYTSTEEGIMILEVAPNSPAEEMGIKSGDLLIEVNNKIIDSEKDILESVKEIENFLWLKIKKSTGEIKEVYYNRMNVDKRLGVVFVPKSIQDNEKFIRYRGKGTNNFKDILDKIKNSNEK; encoded by the coding sequence ATGAAAATAGCATTTTATACTATACAAGGTATAGCATATTCCATAACAGATCCAATTTTTTTAATTCTATTATCATTTTTGGGTATAGGATTTTATAAAAAAAATAAAAGAACAGCAATTATGCAAAAAATGGTTATAGGTAAAGTGATTAATTCCCCTTTGGAGCTTACTATGTCTCAAATAGTTATAGGCCTTTTTGGTGGAATTATAGGTAGTTTACTTTTAAGTTATTTAGGTGTTGCATTTCCGAATAATTCTATAATATACATGTTGTTTTTCATATCTATAATTCTAATGACAATTAGTCCTAGATATATATGTTTTTCATATTCAGGGGCTTTGCTGGGAGCCTTGATATTAGTTATTAATTTTATTAAAAAACAATTTAATTTAAATATACCTGTAAGCTTTGATATAAATATAGTATCTTTAATGACATTAATAGGTGTTATGCACATAGTGGAAGGTTTTTTAGTGATTATTGATGGAAGTAAGGGGGCTATTCCTGTATTTGCTAATAAAGAAAATAAGATTATGGGAGGCTTTGCACTTAATAGATATTGGTCAGTACCTATATCTATTATGTTCATAGTTTTAAACCAAAACTTAGGAATAGCAGGTGGGGAGCAAGTTGCAACTCCACAATGGTGGCCTATTATAAATGGAGGGATTACTGAAAATATATTAAAATCTTCTATAATAATGTTTATGCCTTTATATGCAGTAGTTGGATATAATAGTATAACTTTTACTAAGAGTAAAAGAAAAAAAAGTTTAGTATCAGGATTACTTATATTAGGATATGGAATAATATTAGCATTAGTAGCTGGAATTGGAGATTTTGGTTATCTAGGCAAAATAGTAGTGATAATTTTTGCTCCTATAGCTCATGAAGGAATGTTATTTTTAGATACATATTTAGAGATAAAAGGAGAAGCTAAATATACCAGTACAGAAGAGGGGATTATGATTCTAGAAGTTGCACCAAATTCACCTGCAGAAGAAATGGGAATCAAAAGTGGAGATTTATTAATAGAAGTAAATAATAAAATCATAGATAGCGAAAAAGATATTCTGGAGAGTGTAAAAGAGATTGAAAATTTCTTATGGCTTAAAATAAAAAAAAGTACAGGGGAAATTAAAGAAGTTTATTATAATAGAATGAACGTAGATAAAAGACTTGGTGTAGTTTTTGTTCCTAAAAGCATACAAGATAATGAAAAGTTTATAAGATACAGAGGCAAAGGGACGAATAACTTTAAAGATATTTTAGATAAAATAAAGAATAGTAATGAAAAATAA
- the uvrB gene encoding excinuclease ABC subunit UvrB: MFKIHSKFKPKGDQPEAIDSISKGIIRGDDFQTLLGVTGSGKTFTMANIIERVQKPTLILAHNKTLAAQLCSEFREFFPENCVEYFVSYYDYYQPEAYVPQTDTFIEKDASINDEIDKLRHSATAALLERKDVIVVASVSCIYGLGNPEEYKKLTVSLREGMEKDRSEIMKQLVSIQYERNDINFVRGTFRVRGDVLDIFPASSTNKGIRIEFFGDEIERICEFDVLTGEILGKTKHILIFPASHFATSEEKLQKAIKVIELELEERLKQLIDEGKALEAQRLRQRTNFDIEMIREMGYCSGIENYSRVLDGRAPGTPPNTLLDYFPDDYLLFIDESHVTLPQVKAMYGGDYSRKQNLVEYGFRLPCAYDNRPLKFAEFESRLNQTVFVSATPAQYEKDHSINTAQQVIRPTGLLDPEIIVKKTEGQIDDLYSTIKETIEKGHRILITTLTKKMAEDLTKYFKEMGIKTTYLHSEVKTIDRMKIIKDLRLGKYDVLVGINLLREGLDIPEVALVAILDADKEGFLRSETSLIQTIGRAARNSESKVIMYGDNMTKAMESAIRETNRRRQIQMEYNEEHGIIPQTTYKEIRGIIEATTKVDEKEDNNIVSEGMEASRDEILTLIKKYEKEMKESAKALEFERAAELRDIISSLKERI, encoded by the coding sequence ATGTTTAAAATTCACTCTAAATTTAAACCTAAAGGTGATCAACCGGAAGCCATAGACTCTATATCAAAAGGAATAATAAGGGGAGATGACTTTCAAACTTTACTTGGAGTAACTGGTTCAGGTAAAACTTTTACCATGGCTAATATTATAGAAAGGGTTCAAAAACCTACTCTGATTTTAGCACACAATAAGACATTAGCAGCACAATTGTGTTCCGAGTTTAGAGAATTTTTTCCAGAGAATTGCGTTGAGTATTTTGTATCTTATTATGATTATTATCAGCCAGAGGCCTATGTGCCACAGACTGATACCTTTATAGAAAAGGATGCATCTATAAATGATGAGATAGATAAGTTAAGACACTCAGCCACAGCTGCACTACTTGAAAGAAAAGATGTTATAGTTGTAGCATCTGTTTCATGTATTTATGGATTAGGTAATCCAGAAGAATACAAGAAGCTCACAGTTTCTTTAAGAGAAGGAATGGAGAAAGACAGAAGTGAAATAATGAAGCAACTTGTAAGTATTCAATATGAGAGAAATGACATTAATTTTGTTAGAGGAACTTTTAGGGTAAGAGGAGATGTACTTGATATATTTCCTGCTTCTTCTACTAATAAAGGTATAAGAATTGAGTTTTTTGGAGATGAAATAGAAAGAATATGCGAATTTGATGTGCTTACAGGTGAAATATTAGGAAAAACAAAGCATATATTAATATTCCCTGCATCTCACTTTGCTACATCTGAAGAAAAGTTACAAAAAGCAATAAAAGTTATAGAATTAGAACTTGAAGAGAGATTAAAACAACTTATAGATGAAGGAAAGGCATTAGAGGCTCAAAGATTAAGACAAAGAACTAATTTTGATATAGAAATGATAAGGGAAATGGGGTACTGTAGTGGTATAGAAAATTACTCAAGAGTTTTAGATGGTAGGGCACCAGGAACCCCTCCAAATACTCTATTAGACTATTTCCCAGATGATTACTTACTTTTTATAGATGAAAGTCACGTTACACTTCCACAAGTAAAAGCTATGTATGGTGGAGATTACTCAAGAAAGCAGAATCTTGTGGAATATGGTTTTAGACTTCCTTGTGCTTATGATAATAGGCCTTTAAAGTTTGCAGAATTTGAAAGTAGATTAAATCAAACTGTGTTTGTAAGTGCTACTCCAGCACAATATGAAAAAGATCATTCTATAAATACAGCTCAACAAGTTATTAGACCTACTGGATTGTTGGATCCAGAAATTATAGTTAAGAAAACAGAAGGTCAGATCGATGATCTTTATTCCACTATAAAAGAAACCATAGAAAAAGGTCATAGAATATTGATTACTACATTAACTAAGAAAATGGCAGAAGATCTTACAAAGTATTTTAAGGAAATGGGTATCAAGACTACATATCTTCATTCAGAGGTTAAGACCATAGATAGAATGAAAATAATAAAGGATTTAAGATTAGGTAAGTATGATGTTCTTGTAGGAATTAATCTTCTTAGGGAAGGGTTGGATATTCCAGAGGTAGCTTTGGTGGCTATTTTAGATGCAGATAAAGAGGGGTTCTTAAGATCTGAAACTTCCCTAATTCAGACTATAGGTAGGGCTGCTAGAAATTCTGAAAGTAAAGTTATAATGTATGGAGATAATATGACAAAAGCAATGGAAAGTGCCATAAGGGAAACGAATAGAAGAAGACAAATTCAGATGGAATATAACGAAGAGCATGGCATAATACCACAAACAACTTATAAAGAAATAAGGGGAATAATAGAAGCCACAACTAAGGTAGATGAAAAGGAAGATAACAATATAGTATCAGAAGGAATGGAAGCAAGTAGAGATGAGATACTAACTTTAATTAAAAAGTATGAAAAAGAAATGAAAGAATCTGCAAAGGCTTTGGAATTCGAAAGGGCAGCAGAATTAAGAGATATCATATCTTCTTTGAAAGAAAGAATTTAA